The Cloacibacterium caeni region TTCTTCCTATGATGGCTTTCGCGATGGTTTCTTGTGGTAATGACAAGCCTGCAGACGCTTCTGCACCTACCTCATCTACAGAAACATCTGCTGCTACTACGGAAACTAGTGCATCATCTGAATCAGGACAATACGATCCGAAAAGAGGTTTAGGTAAATATGACGAAAGCAACGTAGATGTGAGCAAATTTGACGCTGCTATGGCTGCTGAAGGGAAGAAAGTATCAGAGGTAAAATGTACTTCTTGTCATAAACCTACAGAAGAAAAATTAGTAGGTCCGGGATGGAAAGGTGTGACTACAAGACAAACTCCACATTGGATTATGAACTTCATCAGCAATCCAGATCCTATGATTAGTGTAGACCCAGAATTACAAAAACAATTAGAGATTTGTTTAGTGAGAATGCCAAACCAAGGGCTTAATGAAACTGAAGCAAGACAAATTCTAGAGTACATGAGAGAAATCGACGGTGCAAAATAATTTAGATAGACTATAAAAATAAATATATGAAAATTATTCAGTTATTTGGTATTTCGGCCTTTGCTTCATTAGCATTTTTAGGCAGTTGTAAACCCAAAGGTACAGAAACCGCAGTAAGTGGTGACGCCGCAGAAAAAGTGTATGTAGCACCAGGAAAATATGATGAAATGTATAATTTCGTTAGTGGTGGGTTCAATGGACAAGTAAATGTTTATGGATTGCCAAGTGGTAGATTATTAAAAGTATTACCTGTTTTTTCTGTAAATCCAGAAAATGGGTATGGTTACAGTGAAGAAACTAAACCGATGTTAGAAACTTCTCACGGATTTATTCCTTGGGACGATCAACACCACCTTGATTTGTCTCAAACTAATGGAGAAATAGATGGAAGATGGTTATTCGCTAACGCTAATAACACACCACGTGTTGCAAGATTAGATCTTAAAACATTTAAAACAGTAGAAATTATAGAATTGCCGAACTCTGCAGGTAACCACTCTTCACCATTTATCACAGAGAATACTGAATATGTAGTTGCAGGAACCCGTTTCTCTGTTCCTACAGATGATCAAAACGGAGACGTTCCTATTAATTCTTTCAAAGAAAACTTCAAAGGAGTGATTTCTTTCATTGGTGTAGATAAAGAAACCGGAAAAATGGACATCAGATTCCAGCTCCAAGCTCCTGCTGTAAACTTTGACCTTTCTCACGCTGGTAAAGGAAAATCTCACGGTTGGTTCTTCTTCTCTTGCTACAATTCAGAACAAGCCAATTCTTTATTAGAAGTAAATGCTTCTCAAAATGATAAAGACTTCATCATGGCGGTAAACTGGAAAAAAGCAGAAGAATATCTTAAAGCTGGAAAAGGACGTAAAGTAAAAACAAAATACGCTCATAATACTTGGAATGAAGAAACTCACACTGCTACTTCTGAAATGAAAGAAGAAGTAACAGTTCTTGATGTGGCTGAATTAAAAGACATTTGCTATTTCATGCCTACACCAAAATCTCCTCACGGTTGCGACGTAGATCCAACAGGTGAATATATTATTGGTTCTGGTAAATTGGCAGCAATGATTCCTGTTCACAGCTTTAGCAAAATGTTAAAAGCTATTGAAACTAAACAATTCTCAGGGGAATATGGTGGTGTCCCAATCTTGAAGTATGAAGCCACACTACACGGTGAAGTTCAAAAACCAGGTTTAGGTCCACTTCACACAGAGTTTGATGGAAAAGGTAACGCTTATACATCTATGTTTGTATCTTCAGAAGTTGTTAAATGGGATATTAAGACACTTAAAGTGTTAGATAGACAACCAACTTTCTACTCAACAGGTCACTTAATGGTTGCAGGTGGTGATACCAGCAAACCTTTCGGGAAATATTTAGTAGCTTATAATAAAATTACTAAAGACAGATTCTTACCAACAGGTCCAGAATTAACTCAATCTGCTCAGTTATTTGATATTAGCGGAGATAAAATGAAGCTGTTATTAGATTTTCCAACTTTTGGTGAACCTCACTACGCACAAGCTGCTCCTGCAGAATTATTCACGAAAAATCAGTTGAAATTCTATGATATTGCTAAAAACAAACATCCTTATGTTACTAAAGGTGAAGCAGACAGTAAAGTAGTGCGCCAAGGTAATAAGGTTCACGTTTATATGACTTCCATTCGCTCTCACTTTGCTCCAGATAATATTGAAGGTATCAAAGTAGGTGATGAAGTGTACTTCCACGTGACCAACTTAGAACAAGACTGGGATGTACCGCATGGTTTCGCTATCAAAGGCAATCAAAATGCAGAATTATTGATTATGCCAGGTGAAACTTGTACTCTAAAATGGGTTCCTAAAAAACCAGGAATGTACCCAATGTATTGTACAGACTTCTGTTCTGCATTACACCAAGAAATGCAAGGTTATGTAAGAGTTTCACCAGCTGGAAGTTCTACACCCCTTACTTACAGCCTTAATAACAAAGCAGATAATGCCAAAAGTCCTGTAAAACAAGGAG contains the following coding sequences:
- a CDS encoding c-type cytochrome, producing MKNLKFLILPMMAFAMVSCGNDKPADASAPTSSTETSAATTETSASSESGQYDPKRGLGKYDESNVDVSKFDAAMAAEGKKVSEVKCTSCHKPTEEKLVGPGWKGVTTRQTPHWIMNFISNPDPMISVDPELQKQLEICLVRMPNQGLNETEARQILEYMREIDGAK
- the nosZ gene encoding Sec-dependent nitrous-oxide reductase, which encodes MKIIQLFGISAFASLAFLGSCKPKGTETAVSGDAAEKVYVAPGKYDEMYNFVSGGFNGQVNVYGLPSGRLLKVLPVFSVNPENGYGYSEETKPMLETSHGFIPWDDQHHLDLSQTNGEIDGRWLFANANNTPRVARLDLKTFKTVEIIELPNSAGNHSSPFITENTEYVVAGTRFSVPTDDQNGDVPINSFKENFKGVISFIGVDKETGKMDIRFQLQAPAVNFDLSHAGKGKSHGWFFFSCYNSEQANSLLEVNASQNDKDFIMAVNWKKAEEYLKAGKGRKVKTKYAHNTWNEETHTATSEMKEEVTVLDVAELKDICYFMPTPKSPHGCDVDPTGEYIIGSGKLAAMIPVHSFSKMLKAIETKQFSGEYGGVPILKYEATLHGEVQKPGLGPLHTEFDGKGNAYTSMFVSSEVVKWDIKTLKVLDRQPTFYSTGHLMVAGGDTSKPFGKYLVAYNKITKDRFLPTGPELTQSAQLFDISGDKMKLLLDFPTFGEPHYAQAAPAELFTKNQLKFYDIAKNKHPYVTKGEADSKVVRQGNKVHVYMTSIRSHFAPDNIEGIKVGDEVYFHVTNLEQDWDVPHGFAIKGNQNAELLIMPGETCTLKWVPKKPGMYPMYCTDFCSALHQEMQGYVRVSPAGSSTPLTYSLNNKADNAKSPVKQGETK